The following are encoded together in the Lathyrus oleraceus cultivar Zhongwan6 chromosome 3, CAAS_Psat_ZW6_1.0, whole genome shotgun sequence genome:
- the LOC127130593 gene encoding uncharacterized mitochondrial protein AtMg00810-like, giving the protein MDVKNVFLHGDLTKDIYMTPPQGLFLSSKGVCKLKRSLYGLKQAPRAWYEKFRSTLLGFSFTQSQYDSSLFIHRTSTGIVLLLLYVDDMIITGSDHASIQSLKQQLQASFHMKDLGNFHYFLGLEVHSTSKGIFLHQHKYATNLISMVGLQSANPVDTPLEVNVKYHRDDGDLLPDPLLYRQLVGSLNHLTITRPDISFVVQQVSQFMHSPRHLHLAAVRRIIRYLKGSSHRSLFFPTGIAPKLSAYSDADWAGCPDTRRSVTGWCMFLGSSLISWKSKKQARVSKSSTESEYRAMSAACSEIIWLRGLLAELGFPQTEPTSLYTDNTSAIQIVANPVFHERTKHIEVDCHSIRDAYDDRLISLPHVSTQLQVADILTKAVPRPRHQFLVSKLMLIDQQHQFEGGCE; this is encoded by the coding sequence atggatgtgaaaaatGTTTTTCTTCATGGTGACCTGACGAAAGATATTTATATGACTCCTCCTCAAGGTTTATTCTTGTCATCTAAGGGTGTGTGCAAGCTCAAACGCTCCttatatggtttgaaacaagcgcctagagcatggtatgaaaaATTCCGCTCAACGCTACTTGGGTTCTCCTTTACTCAGAGTCAATATGATTCTTCTCTATTTATTCATAGAACTTCAACTGGAATTGTCCTACTTCTtctgtatgttgatgatatgattattACTGGTTCTGATCATGCTTCGATTCAAAGCCTTAAACAACAGTTACAAGCATCGTTTCATATGAAAGATCTTGGTAATTTTCATTACTTTCTTGGTCTTGAGGTTCATTCTACATCCAAGGGCATATTCCTCCATCAACACAAGTATGCCACAAATTTAATTTCTATGGTTGGTCTACAATCGGCTAATCCAGTGGATACTCCTCTTGAGGTTAATGTTAAATATCATCGTGATGATGGTGATCTCTTGCCTGATCCCTTATTGTATCGTCAACTCGTGGGTAGCCTTAATCACCTGACTATTACTCGCCCTGACATATCTTTTGTTGTTCAACAAGTAAGTCAATTCATGCACTCTCCTCGTCATCTTCACTTGGCAGCAGTTCGTCGCATAATTCGCTACCTGAAGGGAAGCTCTCATCGTAGTTTATTCTTTCCCACTGGGATTGCTCCTAAACTGAGTGCTTATAGTGATGCCGATTGGGCAGGATGTCCTGATACTCGGCGATCTGTCACTGGTTGGTGCATGTTTCTTGGCTCTTCATTGATATcatggaaaagtaagaaacaagCGAGAGTCTCTAAATCTTCTACTGAATCTGAGTATCGTGCCATGTCTGCTGCCTGTTCTGAAATAATTTGGCTTCGTGGTCTTTTGGCTGAACTTGGATTTCCTCAAACAGAGCCAACTTCACTTTATACGGACAATACAAGTGCCATCCAAATCGTTGCGAATCCTGTTTTTCATGAacgcaccaaacatatcgaagTTGATTGTCATTCGATCCGTGACGCGTATGATGACAGACTAATATCACTTCCTCATGTCAGTACTCAGTTGCAGGTTGCAGATATTCTTACCAAGGCCGTTCCGCGTCCACGTCATCAGTTTCTTGTTAGCAAATTGATGCTCATTGACCAACAACATCAATTTGAGGGGGGATGTGAATAG